The sequence CCTCCCTCTACGTGCATTGATATAAACCTCACCTCATGTGCACTGATATAAACCTCACCTCATTCGCAACAAGAGGCCAAGCCAGGGTCAACCAGACCTCACTGCTCTGTGAACATACAGCACATGTGCATGTCCACACACACCTCAAGCTTGCCACCTGTGGCAACTGCTAGTGGAAAATCTGAAGCTGTGAGTAAAATCCCTTAGAAACAAGCCGTTCTTTGGCCATAACACTTGTGACTCATTTTGAGCTGCCTCCAGCTCGCCTGAGACCTATAGTGACTGAAACAGGATAAACCAGACACTCAACCCCATAGCACTTGCATCAAGAACATGATTTTCAATGACACCCTGATGAAAGACCAAAGTAGCTCTCAGCACATCAGCCTCACCTTGTTGGGTGAGCCAACTTATCTGTATTATTTGGAGAGTAATTTGGAAGACCGTAACAAATAAGCTGTGAAACACTCCCTTAGTCCCTAGATCCAACCAAGCCAAGTTACTCCTTGCTATAGCTGATAAAGGAGCTGCTGATCTCACCTAGGGTGAGGATCACATTTTGGATGCTGACCATGCCGAGCTGAGAGAGATCAGTTGCTCTAGCGATGGCAGCCATCCAGCCACCAAACTCGcgtgctcctgctgcctttccagCGGGAGCATCCCTTGCCAGGGTCTCCTACGTGCGTACATTCACACTGCACATCTGTGTGAGAGGTGCGTGAGGGGGCTGCTCGCTCCTCTTCCTGGTGTTTTCTTAccatttttaactgaaaatgctGTGGGGGAAAATTACCAGCACAGCCActcacattttttattatttgttctcTGTAAGCAGGCTAGCgtcagaagaagaaatatttctgaccACTGGAGAGCAGCACATGTACACATCACATTCACTCAGTCCTTCGCTGTTGCAGATGACTGTATTTTGGGTTTGAAGTGGGCATAAAatctggggagagggaggaacaGACAACCAAACTGCCAGCATTTCCCTCACTCATTCAATCTGTTCTTAGGAAGCATTAAAAACCTAAACCTCTATCTAAAACAAAACGGGGCAAACTcccagaaactgaaaatatcacCACTACTATCAACTAATAAGCTTCTCCCAAGCAGGCTGGTTGGctggtttaaaagaaaaaattaaagctttttaaaaaatctggtTCTGGGTGAGTGCATGAGCACAGCCAGCCAACAAGCTGGGAAGCTTCAAGGTCTCTGCTAAACACACTGTCTCCAGCAAagaccaagaagaaaaattacccCAAACTTCGCATCAGGCCTCTCTCGGCTTGGGGAGGAGCCCTGGGAGTGGTGGAAAGCGTTTCTTTCCCCTGAGTTTTTTGCTGATCAGCTGCCCAGTGCCTGTGGCCTTGGaggtctcctctcctccacagGAACTGGCTGGAGACACCATGCAGGCGCGACCAGAGAGGGGAACAAATTGTGCACATGATGAGCACAGCCCCGGCCAAATGCAGATGATCCGGCAGTGGGAGAGGTGTCCCAAGCACAACAGGGCTGCGAAAGCCATGCCAGCTTCTCCCACCGACACAGGGGACCGGTTGCTTCCCACGGGCAAGACCCCAGCAGCCACCTGAggggcccagctggaggccagagAAAGGCACAAGGGGACAAGCTGCCCCTTGAGGAGCAGGGAATTGAATCTCCTTCACCTCCTCACTTCCCTCTGCCCACTTTTAATGCCTCTTGATGGTTATGCCCACGGGTCCAGTGCACCCCAAAAGTGCTGGAGCTGTACATGTGCACACATCTGGACGTGGCATGCATCAGGCAGCTCCTCAAACCCCACCAGGCACCTGTGTGCTTAGCACAATCTGCATCCCACAGCGGTCACGTATGGCTGTAGGCTCActgagccccccccgcctccccgaGACAGGAGGGCAGGTCCTTCTCTAGGTGCCACGCCATCCAGTAGCTGCTGTTAGCTAACAgctgaaggaaatgttttgtgttATACACGCACACACTGTACACATCCTCAGGGTCTGTAACAGCACAGAGTTGTGCTCAAGCTGCTTTACGCTACACGGTATTTTTGTGCCGGGAGTCCATTCCCTGTAAGTCAGGTCTGCTCCCAGGACTCCTCCGGCAATTCCCTTTTCCCCCAAGCCTGAcagctttctgcttctcagCCAGGGCAGAGACCTACCTGCCACTGAAATCACATCCAGGAAGGGTCCCCCTTGCGGCTCAGGAGAGGTGAGCATGGGAACTGCACATCTACCAGCTCCCAGCCCAATACCTTGTCCCCTGGAGCAGGCTACCACCCCCTTTGGCTGCATCTGATGACACCACGTAGCAATGTTTTTATAGGGTTTACCAAATCTGGCCATTTGGGCATATCAGCCAACCTCAGCAGCTCCCTACATGCCTTACTGAGCAATAGGGATTGAGGCTCTCAGAGCCTAAAGGCAATCACAGCCATGCAATGCTCTAATTCTTAGCAAAGGATACagagatggagaaaagaaaaaagaaagaaaaaaaaaaagattggcaCGTGTGTCTCTGGCTGTCAGACACACGTCATGTGTTACCTTGAATgggctctgcagctctgggTGACGGCAGCGATGGACAATGAGACCAAGGGTGGCTAATCCTATGAAGAGCCATCGGGAAAAGCTGAAGAAGTTCATTAGATGGTAGATATCTCCGATACACACCATGGTAGTAACCAAAGGGAACTGAGCATTGTGAAGATGAAATACAGTCATTAACGCCTTACTGCAGTCCTCAGACTGGAAAAGGTAATATGGAtcatctcctccagcccccctgcAATCGCAGGCAGCTACTTCACAGCCCCAACATTTCTGAGGTCACCAAACATGTTACAAAACCCTGTCACAGACTGAAGATTCCCATCAAAAGTCCCAAATACAAAATTGCAATATGCTACAGAAAGGAACAATGGAGATCTACAGCAACCCAAACCTGAGAGCCTCTCCATAAATACTCATTTGCTGGATTTCCACTGAGCCTGGgaatttcagttttccaaataGCCAAAGCCTGGGGGAGACGATAGGAAACATCAAGCAGTAACTGTGGCAGATGGTGGGGACAATACTTGGAAAGAACACGTTCGAGGCAGTAAGGCAGGGACTTTGGGGCAGCAGGGTTCAGATCCCACTACCCGCACAAGTGGACGTAAAAGTTTACAGCCATTTCCAGTGTTccactttcttcattttttggaAGCTCACTTAGTGTCTCGATACCCTTTAAAGCTCCTCAGCTTCTCCAGGTTTGCAGATTGCCAGACCAAACAAGAAAGCCAAGACTGCGAGAGGAGGGCATGTCAGACAGGCAGATCCTCTTACCATTAACATGACAGCGGGAAGGGGAGTATGTCTTCGAATGTGGATCATGGAGAAGAGTGGAGGCCACTGCCCTTCCCTGGAAGCCACAAACAGTGTCctagaaaaagagagggagcCCTATGCATCAGCACCCCACAGTCACACTAGAAATGAAGAGATCAATAGCTGGACTGACCGAAAGCCACAATGCACCCCACCCACACGTCTGCTATTAAAGGCCACAGTTCTGCACTTAGACTCACTTTTTAGaggatttgggaaaaaaaaaaaaaaaaagtctccaaagATTAATTTTGCCTAGTTGTCCAAGCACCAATTAGCTCGGCACAGAGCCCACTGCTGGTACTGTCCCTACGGGTGGCCCATTAGCAGAGACCTTTGGGCAAGTCCAGAGCAACCATGAACGAGGTCAGgctggaaacagaaacaaaacagtaggAAGCAGAGGGGTCACAAACCTCTGGTCTTTGTAAGAGAGGCTGGTGAGTTCATGAAAGGCAACTGTCAGCCTTGGTACCCACTCCAACAGGAGACTGAGCTTAAGACCCTGGAGGGCCTGACAGGCCAGGAACAAAACATATATgcatagatatagatatataaacTATATAGAGGTATAAATGCACTGCAAGCTTCTTAAAGAAGAGAGGGTTTTCAAGTCTCTGGCCAGTTGTTGGACAATATAGTTTATCATCCTCCAGGGAGGCCAGCTACACACAGAGCCAGCTACAAAACGACAGCAAAGAGCTTCTTGCCTCCATCCCTCCTTTAAACCGTGAAAGGGCAATTAGGGAGAAGGCATTGCATCCAGTTTTATAAACTTAATATCCACAAACTATGCCAGAGCATCAGCTGGGCTGGAACAGAGCCCAAAGCAGCTGGGGCATGAGTATATAACTGGTTTTATTGCTGTCTCTGTGGTTTTGCTGGGGTGTGGCTGGCCAGCAGCCAGGGAGGCCCCATCACTGTTTATACGGCCTTTCTGCAGTCATTATGTTAATGATGccaggaagggggagagaaggatgacagggacatgaagaaccTCCAGGGACTTCCCATCCTCCAAGAAAATTGCTATCTAGAGGAGTTAAGTGGGGGGATTCTCCCCACTGTATTCAACACAGGACTTGAAGGTAGTGGATCAAATAACTCATTAGCTCCTGTGCTGTGAAAGATCCCTTTCATATCaactgatttttccttttgcaatcAGAGCTGTGAAATGGAGCTGGCCCCAGAGAGTTTGCTCAGCTCCCCAGGGAAAGGACAACACACTTCTCCATGAGCTCTGCCCTCCTCTCCAGTTTCAAGGCTCCCACAAGGACCCGCAGTGTAGTAGCCAGTGGAGCTAGCAAGATGGTTTTTTCATGGAACAAAGTTGAGCCTTGACTATTGCTTTGAGAGTGGCCTGGCCATGATAACTTTTCAGTGAACTCAAAGCAAAGTCCCCCAGGGAGCACTTGCTTTTGGCCAGAGATCCTCACAGTGGAGGGACCCTGTGCcctgcagcaaagcagctgggTGAAGCCAGCAAAAGATGGCTCCATTTCACTGAGCAGCTGCCAGTGTCAACAAAGCTCATAGTTCCCCAGAAACATTGacatttccctttaaaatgaggagatggggggagaggcaaaaaaatcttgtttttatgACCAGACAGACCTGGccagaaaaaggaagcagagacCCTTAGACAGCCAACGGTGTCCTGTAATTTACATACTGGGAGTCAAAGGCCTTGATTTTCCCACAAGAGTGCCTAAAATGCCATCAAGGGGATGGACAGGTGCACAGGTTACTGGTGCTTCCCTCTGAGTCaataagccaaaaaaaaaaaaaaaaagtaacatctCAGAGATCTGACCTTGAAAACGTGAGGATTCCTCCATTCATGGTTCCAAAGCAGGAAAGCGCGACAAGGACCGGGACCACTGAGATAAGGCTTCTGCAGGCCCGCTGCACAAAACTCTGGGGGAAGAGCAAGCATGACTGTAGGAACACATGGTGATCTCTAGATGACATCAGATTCAAGAGAAGGAGTAAAATATAACTCATAAATCTTGCCTTTTCTACTGTCATCTGCAGGttctttttcattatcattTAGGAAAGACTAGAAGTTACTGTTGTCCAATAATCCAGAgaaataacaaagcaaaaaggcaTGTTATTAGGAAAACCATCTCCTAGACCCTTGCCATAACCACCCCCTCAGCAGAAGCTGACCACACTAAAGAAAGATATCAGTAGGGGTGACGACTCACCACAGCCACAGCTGGAGAAGCCAGAACATCTTGTGTTCCCAGGGCAGTGTAATAGGAGACATTGGTGAGCATATACCCCACAATGACGGTGATCACAGACACAATGACAGCCAAGGGGATGTTTCTAcaagaaaggggaagagaggcACACAATGAACAAGCCATTCCCCCCTTGTTTTTCATCGCATTACTGCAAATTGCAGCTGGCGCTGGTTAGGTGAGCCCACAGACTTATTTCTTCCCTTGCTGTTTGCCAGCATTAGGGGAAGCGGTGGTACCCCGGAGGCTGGCACACTAGAGCCGCCTGCTTCTCCCAGCCTTACCGTTCAGGTCTGACCAACTCCTCACGCACAAAGCTGGTCTGAAACCTGCACAGCGGGGAGACACAAGGAGAGAGGTCGAGCCAGGTGTCAACGCAACGCACCACCCACCAGGTGCCCTCTGTCACACCTACCAGCCTGAGTAGGCGAACATGCCTGCGTAAAAAGCCAAGGGCAGCTTGTCTGGGACCAACGACTGCTTGTCAAAAGCATCCTGGAAGTTTTCGGTGTGGCCTACAGAAGAGACAAATGACAGATACAGAGCAGGGAAACATCAGGGATGGACTTCTTTCCCATGGGCTAACATCCTGCCCAAACCTGGGAGAAGCGGCTGTGACTTCCCTGGAGCCGGGCATTTGGATTTGTTTCATTGCTTTAATTTGTGGTGCTGTGCTGACATGCAAGCTGCATACACAGTGACAGAATAAATCTATCTCCTGACCAGCTACCGGAGAAATTTCAGGAAAGGCAATGGCAGCGTCTGTTTCTCCCTCAGATAGTGCCTGCTGTGGAAATGGGGGATCGTGGGGACAAGAAGTTCTCCCGTCCTGTTTTTCAGCCTCAAAGCGATTCCCCAGGTTGAatccctcctccccatcccaccagcaGCTGGACGCTCGCTCTTTTTTGATGTGGCGCAGCCAGCGAGGCAGCAAATCCGGCTCTCACCGTgctccccccggccctgccgccaGCTTGCTGACCCCGGCCCCACGCTGCGCAGAGCATGGGAACCAGGGGGGGAGGCAGCCGGCGTGGGAACAGCCCTGcgggaggggagctggggacacagggggcaAAGCAAACGCAATAATAAAAACTAGAGGCAGCTCGGATAAACACCCTGTTTTACCAGCTCCCCGAGTTTTCCTAAAAGCGCTTTGCTTGAAATGAACCTTGGCCAGCactgagaagcagaagagaaatggtCGTTTTTACAAagcttgttcaaaaaaaaacgaaaaaacaTCAAAGTCGGGATATTGGTTATGAGGTATATTTTATatcaaactcaaaaaaaaaaaaaaacaccaaaaaacacaaggaaaggcaaggaaaaacaCCTAATGGCCTCTCATTTGAAGGAAGAAGACAGTCAAAAGCAGTTATATTTCTAACATTTTGAAATCCAAGTGCCAAAAAGTTTGGATTCCACATCTATATTCAGTTATCCATATCAAAGTGTCTTTTCATATCAAAGTGCAGAGCTCATGCAGTTGTGTCTctccaggaaaaggaagaaatgacaCGGAGCACGTGGAGAAAATCAGGCCACATCCACAGAGGTGCCTCTGCGAGGAGCTCTGAGATGACACTTGGGCATCCAGGTGTGAAAAGCTAGCCCAGAAAGTCTCTTTAAGAAACCTGAGTCAAGGGGAAGGCAGTGGCAGAGGAAAGGACAAGAGTGTgactaaagaaaacagaaagactgGGGAGTGAGGCTAAccagtttaaaaacaagcacaaaaactaagtcaaaaagaaaatggactCGAAAAAAAGCTAAACTAGAAAATGGAAGTGGGTCTATTGGGGTAGTCTTTTTATATTCTAAAATGACTGCCGATAAGTGATGTGACATAAAAAGAATTTACAGTCTGCAATATATTCATGAGTGATTTAGAGTCCCCCACGAGTCATATTAAACACAACCTGACATACTCGGGTCTCTCCACAGATTCTCTCTCCAGATGTCACCGGCACTTATCCTTCTTGCCGGAGGACGGGTGCCAGGGCTCCAGATTGTCATTTGAAGGCATTCCTAATAATAATGGCTCGGGATTTCTAGCTGCAGGGCAGTCCTTCATTTCAGAAGTGTTGCCCgcctgagggtttttttttgcacgTTCAAAGGAGCCAGCTCCAAACatcagaaagaaacacaaatgttGAGCCTACTGCCTCTGTTGTTCCctctgcagaggaaggaaatagTGTGAAGCCATAGTGGGTTTCATCCCTTGGCTGTGAATGCCAGGGGCTTTTCTACTGACTGAGGCTTGGATTAAAGCCAATAAACCTGTATCAATCCCAGAAGACACCACTGGTAgtgtttttgttatattttttcctctgcacgTGAGCATGAAATCCTGCATGAGTCCATTGTAAGCGTACCGCCTTACTGCCCATCTCCATTAGGAGGTAAAAAGCATCAGCTGAAGCCACAGGATGGTTAGAGGTGCAGTTACCAGGGGGCTGGTAGCCCCTTACACAGCTGTGACAGGCTCAGGTCACCAAGGGATGCTGTCACATGTCCCTGCTATCCCTTGCATTTATGCTGCTTTCAAAAGGTTTGGAGCCACACTGACAAGTGGCTGGCTGTAGGAAGGAAGGCATCAGCAGAGGTGGGTGCCTACATCACCCTGGGTGGATTCATCTCCAAAAAAACCTTtggagaaagcagagctgagccGGGAGCATCGGCCCCAGCGAGGTGACACAGCTTGAAGCCAACAGCCCCTCTCCCTCGAGCACCCTCCGTCGGCCACGCACCTACCCTGGGCCAGCAGCATCATCCCTGGCACGATGATGAGCACGAGTGCCAGCAGCTTGACGATGGAGAGGGCTGTCTGCAGCCGGGCGCTCCAGGAGACGCTCCAGGAGTTGAGGGTGAGGACTGCGTctggagaggagaccacacCGCTGCAGCCCATGCTCGACACACgtagaggaagaaaataaataaatacaggaatGCTCCCTGCCCGGGGGATGCTGAGGATAAGGCTGCGTCCTTACAGAGAGGGTGTTCAGAGTGAGAGCGAGCAGGCAGGGTGCTTTCACGGCTGGGTGCAGCACACGAGGCCTACAAAAGCCTTATGGCCTCAAACCAGGCAGCCTTTGCGCAATTACACGTGAATAGTTTCTACCCCTGTACTTGGCACCATCCCCTCAAGACCCTCAAGATCCAGCTAGACAACAGGGATGCCATTGCTCCTTCTTGGCAAACACAGGGGCCCCAGAGCAGCTCCTTGGAGCAGGAAGCTTCGAGTGGCCAAGGAGGTAGCACAGGACCCCAGTCCCAGAAGATAAAGCCCTGTAAGCACCCCGGGTCCTGGGCAGAGAGGCCCCGAGACTGGCAGTGGCATGAAGGTGTACTTACAGTACCCCAGGAGAGAGACGAGCTTCACGGCAGGAACAGGGGCTGCACAGGGGGCAAAAAAAGGCTCCAGCAGGTAGCGCCCGAACGCCAGCGAAACCACGGCGCTGTTGGCAGGCCTGGTGAGGGGAAATAAGCACAGCATCAAACTCTGGTCCATGGACAGCCAAAAAATACCACGAGGGAAAGCTGTgcacagctggggagggagggaggcttcCCACCCAGCCTAATCCTGCTCCACAACGTAGATCCCATAGAGTCTTTTTCATAGGTTTTCTCAGCAAATGGGTTAAAAAGCACATGCTGCAAAAAGGTTAATTCTTAGCTTGAACGCAAAAGTTGAGATTAATCATACAGAGCAAAGCTGTGTAGTTCGTGTGTCCTACTTCATCCCAACATACATGGAGGACAGGCTGTTGGAAGGGcaggattttcctttttcaggtgGAAAGAAAAGTCATTTACAATTTTCTAAGTTATTATTAACTCAGGGCTAAgccagaaagttttttttttcccccacagaaGAATGTGAGAAGTTTCACAATAGAATGAGAGGATCTGAAATGAACCTGGCATCCACTCCCTGTCACCAAAAATATATCACAGTTCTTGGATGATAACAGAGCtgccagggaagaggagagataTTCCTCAAGTACAGATCACACTGAACACATGTAACTGTTTGCTCATtctgtcttcttccttttattactgaaagtctttaaaagtttttcagatttttttcctttttcctttacaaactGCTTAGACTGTTGCCTGGAaccataaattaaataaatattttcttaaataaatcaGAACATCCAGCAAAGGGCAAACAGACAAAATCTCTTACCTGATAGCAAAAAACTCAGCCCACAGAAATAAGAAACTTGGTAGAGGCCCTAATGTCTCCAAAATGTAGATATAATGTCCTCCAGACTTGGTGATCCTTGTTCCAAGCTCTGCATAACACAAGGCACCTGGAAAAGTTCGGGTATAAATGAACTGAGTAAATCATCTCTTGGATACTCTTTTCTGTATGACTTCCAGGGATTGAAGGAGTCTGTTTAAAAGAAGTGGTGAActagaggaagaaaaggggaTTTTAGCAGAACCACTCTTTTCCTTATTCTAGTGTGTTTAGAAGAAAGTTCACTGTTTTgtcagaaggaaggaaattttGTTGCCTGGTTAATGATACAACTTGTCCAGGGAAGCTGTGTGGAAGTGTGTGTGGAAGAAACACTGCACTGAACTACGAGAGACAGCCTTTGACAAACGTCTTGGAGGTTCGCGTTCCCTCATCTCCCCTCTCAGCTTGGTGTAACGGTGCTCACAGGGTGGCTGCAGCACTCAGCTGACCACCAGTGGCTGCCCTGACCATTTCAATCACATTTCTGATCACGGACCACGTTCCCGTGTCCTTATCTTGCACGTTCACATCTTCATTTGAAGACCACAGGGAGAGGACCTGGAAGGATATGTCTGAGAAGGGAGACCTGCTGCCGATGGAAAGCACGGCCCTGATGCTGCAGAGCAAGGTGAGCCTGAGGAGACAGCTTTAAAACTTCCAGGCAAATGGAGAGAAACCTTTACACCTCCACCtgtgcctcctgctcctgcggAGATCATTCGGGTCACACCACTGGTGAGGGCCCCAGTTTTTCCTGCCACTCCGCCGGTGAGCTTATGCTGAATTCCTGTCCAAAGTCTTGGATACAGGCAGAGCCCTCCTCTCATTTATCCCAGTGGGTTTCTTTACATGCTTAAAGCTTGtgtttaagtgctttgctgaagtcaGGCTACAGAGCCCATATACATGTTAcactttatggaaaaaaaaaaaaaaaaaaaggcataaaataaAGCAGGCCATTTAAGTatccaaaaaaaatgcatcagaaaAGTGATCACAGGAGGTCATCAAGCTGacaaaagggaagagaaaaccaACAGATTCAGCTACAAAATGCAACAACTCGACAAAGAGGCTACAAAAGACTGCCACAGAGAGAGAAACCTTCCCAGCGCTGAGGCTGGGCTATGTGGCCAGCACATGCCTTATCACTTATCGCTCTGCTCAGTTAAGAGGGACTCTTTGCTCACATTATGCTTTAAGATTTTCCTTAGGCGAAGTATATCACTCCCCAAACAGCCACGCAGAAGCTGCATCCCACATGTAGGGTAAAGCAGCCTATGCTCAGCAGCACAATGTGAAATACTGGTAG comes from Anser cygnoides isolate HZ-2024a breed goose chromosome 1, Taihu_goose_T2T_genome, whole genome shotgun sequence and encodes:
- the LOC106031011 gene encoding cystine/glutamate transporter-like isoform X2 gives rise to the protein MGKDKKKEEAVFLRKKITLLRAFSLLIGSMVGSGIFISPKGVLKNSGTVGFSLVVWFACGLLSMFGALCYAELGTRITKSGGHYIYILETLGPLPSFLFLWAEFFAIRPANSAVVSLAFGRYLLEPFFAPCAAPVPAVKLVSLLGYYAVLTLNSWSVSWSARLQTALSIVKLLALVLIIVPGMMLLAQGHTENFQDAFDKQSLVPDKLPLAFYAGMFAYSGWFQTSFVREELVRPERNIPLAVIVSVITVIVGYMLTNVSYYTALGTQDVLASPAVAVSFVQRACRSLISVVPVLVALSCFGTMNGGILTFSRTLFVASREGQWPPLFSMIHIRRHTPLPAVMLMFPLVTTMVCIGDIYHLMNFFSFSRWLFIGLATLGLIVHRCRHPELQSPFKIMLRRSCSYCWK
- the LOC106031011 gene encoding cystine/glutamate transporter-like isoform X3; the protein is MGKDKKKEEAVFLRKKITLLRAFSLLIGSMVGSGIFISPKGVLKNSGTVGFSLVVWFACGLLSMFGALCYAELGTRITKSGGHYIYILETLGPLPSFLFLWAEFFAIRPANSAVVSLAFGRYLLEPFFAPCAAPVPAVKLVSLLGYYAVLTLNSWSVSWSARLQTALSIVKLLALVLIIVPGMMLLAQGHTENFQDAFDKQSLVPDKLPLAFYAGMFAYSGWFQTSFVREELVRPERNIPLAVIVSVITVIVGYMLTNVSYYTALGTQDVLASPAVAVSFVQRACRSLISVVPVLVALSCFGTMNGGILTFSRTLFVASREGQWPPLFSMIHIRRHTPLPAVMLMLFPMALHRISHPWSHCPSLPSPRAAEPIQDYVTQKLQLLLEVVQQEIKTY
- the LOC106031011 gene encoding cystine/glutamate transporter-like isoform X1, coding for MGKDKKKEEAVFLRKKITLLRAFSLLIGSMVGSGIFISPKGVLKNSGTVGFSLVVWFACGLLSMFGALCYAELGTRITKSGGHYIYILETLGPLPSFLFLWAEFFAIRPANSAVVSLAFGRYLLEPFFAPCAAPVPAVKLVSLLGYYAVLTLNSWSVSWSARLQTALSIVKLLALVLIIVPGMMLLAQGHTENFQDAFDKQSLVPDKLPLAFYAGMFAYSGWFQTSFVREELVRPERNIPLAVIVSVITVIVGYMLTNVSYYTALGTQDVLASPAVAVSFVQRACRSLISVVPVLVALSCFGTMNGGILTFSRTLFVASREGQWPPLFSMIHIRRHTPLPAVMLMFPLVTTMVCIGDIYHLMNFFSFSRWLFIGLATLGLIVHRCRHPELQSPFKVPLFIPVSFTIICLFTVAMSFYSDPVNISIGCTMVLSGFPVYYLVIHRQMSNRCRSLLYYVTQKLQLLLEVVQQEIKTY